The following proteins come from a genomic window of Plectropomus leopardus isolate mb chromosome 11, YSFRI_Pleo_2.0, whole genome shotgun sequence:
- the LOC121950449 gene encoding transmembrane and coiled-coil domain protein 3-like codes for MPSANVSVRSLSEVEKYLSSRMDRSTEGSFLSISGSMRRGSSENNLDLDLSDGSPGPALAFEVQRSRSCLDNLQQKILKVTEQLKIEQTVRDENVAEYLKLVNSADKLQVGRIKQVFEKKNQKSAQNIAQMQKKLEQYHRKMKDSEIHHSPLPHPSTTHKHSTIPRESPRELLRDMTGSGRHPTMDKIKTIGPGVSLSPPFFFSKPREFANLIRNKFGSADNIAHLKTTLDASSPLPTDSAGKGLSSSTSLVGKPKYPSDDECSSGSASISADSNGHPVGGGVSAGQTPGQQAGGDAQSRLALTLEEVREIKEAQSQLEEDMEEIKAQFKREYGIISQTLQEERYRYERLEDQLNDLTELHQHEMTNLKQELASIEERVAYQAHERARDIQEALESCQTRVSKLELQQQQQQTVQLESRDARVLLGKSINIMLAIITVILVCVSTAAKFAAPLMRSRHHVVATFLGVCFLTIFWKNWDRLQYAIDRLLVPA; via the exons GACCGGAGTACTGAGGGCAGTTTCCTGAGCATCTCTGGGTCGATGCGTCGGGGTTCCTCAGAGAACAATCTGGACCTTGATCTGAGTGATGGAAGTCCTGGTCCTGCTCTGGCCTTCGAGGTCCAGCGTAGTCGTTCTTGCTTGGACAACCTCCAGCAGAAGATACTGAAAGTCACGGAACAGCTGAAGATTGAGCAGACGGTCAGGGACGAGAACGTAGCCGAGTACCTTAAGCTGGTAAACAGCGCGGACAAGCTTCAAGTGGGACGCATCAAGCAGGTGTTTGAGAAGAAGAACCAGAAGTCGGCTCAAAACATCGCCCAGATGCAAAAGAAGCTGGAGCAGTACCATCGAAAGATGAAAGACAGTGAAATCCACCACAGCCCATTGCCTCACCCGTcaactacacacaaacacagcaccaTACCCAGGGAGTCTCCCAGAGAGCTGCTGAGGGACATGACCGGCAGTGGACGACACCCTACCATGGACAAGATCAAGACCATCGGCCCAGGCGTGTCCCTCTCCCCTCCTTTCTTCTTCAGCAAGCCCCGAGAGTTCGCCAACCTTATCAGGAACAAGTTTGGCAGTGCTGACAACATCGCCCACCTCAAGACTACTCTGGATGCTTCCTCGCCGCTGCCCACTGACAGTGCAGGAAAGGGGCTGAGTAGCAGCACCTCTCTGGTGGGCAAGCCCAAGTATCCCAGTGATGACGAGTGCTCCTCAGGGAGTGCCTCCATATCAGCAGACAGTAATGGGCACCCAGTGGGAGGAGGAGTGTCAGCGGGGCAGACGCCGGGCCAGCAGGCCGGGGGGGACGCCCAGAGCAGACTGGCTCTGACcctggaggaggtgagggagaTCAAAGAAGCCCAGAGCCAGCTGGAGGAGGATATGGAGGAGATAAAGGCTCAGTTCAAGAGAGAGTATGGCATCATCAGCCAAACACTGCAGGAGGAGAGATACAG GTACGAGCGTTTGGAAGACCAACTAAATGACTTGACAGAGCTTCACCAGCATGAGATGACTAATCTGAAGCAGGAACTGGCCAGCATCGAAGAGAGGGTGGCCTACCAGGCTCACGAAAGGGCCCGGGACATACAG GAGGCTCTGGAGTCGTGTCAGACGCGAGTGTCCAAGCttgagctccagcagcagcagcagcagacggTCCAGCTCGAGAGCCGTGACGCCCGAGTTCTGCTGGGAAAGAGCATCAACATCATGCTGGCCATCATTACCGTCATCCTGGTGTGCGTCTCCACCGCTGCCAAGTTTGCCGCTCCACTGATGAGGAGCCGGCACCATGTGGTAGCTACCTTCCTgggagtttgttttttgaccattttttggaAGAACTGGGACCGTTTACAGTACGCCATAGACAGGTTGCTGGTGCCTGCCTGA